The Acidobacteriota bacterium genome window below encodes:
- a CDS encoding gluconate 2-dehydrogenase subunit 3 family protein, whose amino-acid sequence MYTMFLLSVGERIAPGLHDLDAAGRRRVAAIVERAVAARPPRVRRQLSAFLHLLRWLPAARYGRPFDRLRGAQQDAVLRWFHDSPLAPFRHGFWGVKTLIFMGYYGRPEAAAEIGYRPARAGAPPFHAR is encoded by the coding sequence ATGTACACGATGTTCCTGCTCTCGGTTGGCGAGCGTATCGCGCCCGGGCTGCACGATCTGGATGCGGCGGGACGCCGGCGCGTCGCCGCGATTGTCGAGCGCGCGGTGGCCGCGCGGCCGCCGCGGGTCCGGCGCCAGCTCTCGGCCTTCCTGCACCTCCTGCGATGGCTCCCCGCGGCGCGCTACGGACGCCCGTTCGATCGGCTGCGCGGGGCGCAGCAGGACGCCGTCCTCCGCTGGTTCCACGACTCGCCGCTCGCGCCTTTCAGGCACGGGTTCTGGGGTGTCAAGACGCTGATCTTCATGGGCTATTACGGGCGTCCCGAGGCCGCGGCCGAGATCGGCTATCGCCCGGCGCGCGCCGGCGCCCCGCCGTTCCATGCGCGATAA